The sequence TGCGCTTCGCCATCCGTGAAGGTGGCCGCACCGTCGGCGCCGGCGTCGTCTCCAAGGTTCTGGAGTAATAGCCATGGTTGCCCCCAAGATCCGTATCAAACTGCGTGGCTTCGACCACAAGGCGCTGGATCAGTCCGCGAGCAAGATCGTGGACACGGTTCGGCGCACCGGCGCGGACGTGAGTGGCCCCGTGCCGCTCCCCACCCGCATCCGCCGCTTCTGCGTGCTGCGTAGCCCCTTCATCGACAAGGACAGCCGCGAGCACTTCGAGATCCGCACGCACAACCGTCTGGTGGACATCATGAACCCCACCAAGAAGACGATCGACAGCCTGATGACCCTCGACCTGCCGACCGGCGTGGACATCGAGATCAAGACCGTGGGGGGCCGCGCATGAAAGGCATCCTCGGCACCAAGATCGGCATGACCCAGATCTGGAAGGGCGACCGCGCCGTTCCCGTGACCGTCGTGCTGGCCGGCCCGTGCCCCGTCGTGCAGCGCAAGACTGCGCAGACCGATGGGTACGAGGCCGTGCAGATCGGCTACGCCCCCAAGGCGGAGCGCAACGTCACCAAGCCTGTTGCCGGGCACTTCAAGAAGGCGGGCGTGACCCCGGTGCGCTTCCTGCGTGAATTCCGCGGCTTTGCGCCCGACGGCGACACCGTGAACGTGGACATCTTCGCCGAAGGCGAGAAGATCGACGCGACCGGCACCAGCAAGGGCAAGGGCTTCCAGGGCGTCATGAAGCGCTGGAACTTCAAGGGCGGCCCCGCCAGCCACGGTTCCAAGAAGTGGCACCGCCGTCCCGGCTCGATCGGCCAGCGCAAGACGCCTGGCCGCGTGTACAAGGGCAAGCGCATGGCCG comes from Deinococcus sp. KSM4-11 and encodes:
- the rpsJ gene encoding 30S ribosomal protein S10, which codes for MVAPKIRIKLRGFDHKALDQSASKIVDTVRRTGADVSGPVPLPTRIRRFCVLRSPFIDKDSREHFEIRTHNRLVDIMNPTKKTIDSLMTLDLPTGVDIEIKTVGGRA
- the rplC gene encoding 50S ribosomal protein L3, coding for MKGILGTKIGMTQIWKGDRAVPVTVVLAGPCPVVQRKTAQTDGYEAVQIGYAPKAERNVTKPVAGHFKKAGVTPVRFLREFRGFAPDGDTVNVDIFAEGEKIDATGTSKGKGFQGVMKRWNFKGGPASHGSKKWHRRPGSIGQRKTPGRVYKGKRMAGHMGMTRITVQNLEIVEIRADENLILVKGAIPGANGGLVVLRGASKGGK